A single window of Gossypium arboreum isolate Shixiya-1 chromosome 13, ASM2569848v2, whole genome shotgun sequence DNA harbors:
- the LOC108465557 gene encoding histone H3.2-like, translating to MARTKQTARKSTGGKAPRKQLATKAARKSAPATGGVKKPHRFRPGTVALREIRKYQKSTELLIRKLPFQRLVREIAQDFKTDLRFQSSAVAALQEAAEAYLVGLFEDTNLCAIHAKRVTIMPKDVQLARRIRGERA from the coding sequence ATGGCACGTACCAAGCAAACTGCTAGAAAATCAACGGGAGGCAAGGCGCCGAGGAAGCAGTTAGCCACAAAAGCGGCGCGAAAATCAGCTCCGGCAACCGGTGGAGTCAAGAAGCCGCATAGGTTCAGGCCAGGAACTGTGGCGTTACGTGAAATCCGGAAGTATCAGAAGAGCACGGAACTTTTGATCAGGAAACTCCCATTTCAGAGGTTGGTAAGAGAAATCGCCCAGGATTTCAAAACAGATCTGAGGTTCCAAAGCAGCGCTGTCGCTGCTCTCCAGGAGGCAGCCGAAGCTTACTTGGTTGGACTTTTTGAAGACACCAATCTTTGTGCTATTCACGCTAAAAGGGTTACTATAATGCCTAAGGACGTCCAACTTGCTCGTCGCATTAGGGGTGAGAGAGCTTAG